Proteins encoded by one window of Paenibacillus urinalis:
- the nikB gene encoding nickel ABC transporter permease: MLKLIRARLIQLIVVLFVLSIVIFVLMKLAPGDPVASLLRIDEMGATQAQEEALREELGLNDPVYVQYLDWLSNVIQLDFGNSLLKNKPVLEEIMDRLPATLELAIGGMIVMILIAVPVGFISARYPNRLPDHLGRFFSLIGASIPVFWIGLLLIYFIAFKLNLVPTMGRGELKNLLLPSITLGLSLAAIHARLLRSGMLESLSSEYIRAARARGLSERRIYTRYAFRAALIPVLTVFGMSFGSLIAGSVVVETLFSWPGLGSMAVEAIFQRDYPLVQGYLLLMGACIIIVNLVVDLVYGLIDPRIRYGKGETG, from the coding sequence TTGCTTAAATTAATTAGAGCCCGTCTGATTCAGCTCATCGTCGTTTTGTTTGTCTTATCGATCGTTATATTTGTGCTGATGAAGCTCGCTCCGGGAGATCCCGTCGCATCTCTTCTTAGAATCGATGAGATGGGAGCTACCCAAGCCCAGGAAGAGGCTCTAAGAGAAGAGCTTGGTCTAAACGATCCTGTATATGTGCAGTATTTGGATTGGCTGTCCAATGTGATACAGCTCGATTTTGGGAATTCTTTGCTCAAAAACAAACCGGTTCTGGAGGAGATTATGGACAGGCTTCCAGCCACATTGGAACTAGCGATTGGGGGAATGATCGTCATGATACTGATCGCTGTGCCTGTTGGATTTATTTCAGCTCGTTACCCTAATCGGCTTCCTGACCATCTCGGCAGATTCTTCTCCTTGATCGGGGCGTCTATACCTGTATTTTGGATCGGTCTGCTGCTCATCTATTTTATCGCATTCAAGCTGAACTTGGTTCCTACGATGGGAAGAGGAGAACTGAAGAACTTGCTGCTTCCTTCAATTACTCTTGGGTTGTCTCTTGCTGCCATTCATGCCCGTCTGCTTCGCTCTGGAATGCTGGAGAGCCTTTCTTCAGAATATATTCGAGCTGCCAGGGCAAGAGGATTGTCAGAGCGTAGAATCTACACACGTTACGCATTCAGAGCAGCATTAATTCCGGTGCTCACCGTGTTCGGGATGTCTTTTGGCAGCCTGATCGCCGGGTCTGTGGTGGTGGAGACGCTGTTCTCTTGGCCAGGGCTTGGCAGTATGGCCGTAGAAGCGATCTTCCAGCGTGATTATCCGCTCGTTCAGGGCTACTTGCTGCTGATGGGTGCATGTATTATTATCGTGAATCTTGTAGTAGATCTCGTATATGGACTCATTGATCCACGGATTCGATATGGGAAAGGAGAGACGGGTT
- the nikA gene encoding nickel ABC transporter substrate-binding protein: protein MRGRGKNNKKWISVQIITLIMAIIVAGCSGNGGTSGGSEGTTDTAGSSSAGGTKELGLMFHFKSGTLDPSNDLVAVRAGIAETLVRLDENLEVQPWLATEWTTDDNQSWEFTIRDGVTFHDGSAVDAAAVKSSLERAVRVNSSLGTALKIDSMTAEGQKLIINTTEAHPALVSELINPYAAIISTAAEEEMGTDAFNLAPVGTGPFKVDSFTPNIQIDMIRNDHYWDGASPLDKVVFKFNEDGNVRSMALQSGEVDVATQLPAETVQTIEQAENLSVKSIAGLRVHFLLFNQDREGVKDLKVRQALDLLLDRESIANNIMMGHAVPANGPFNTRLPFGSQDEINELHVERAQQLLEEAGYTLQNGQMMKDGKPLTLKVLTYKGRPELPLIAQLLQSEAAKAGITINIQTVENVDTTIRENKDWDIVTYSNLSAPRGDGGYFLNSAFMPDGALNATDLNMSSLTSVLDQLNETSDPNERIQLTQEAVEVIKEEVPHAYAVYPNIIVGMNDRVTNWEPGAEEYYIITNKMDVK, encoded by the coding sequence GAACAACGGATACTGCGGGAAGCAGTTCTGCTGGTGGAACCAAGGAACTGGGACTTATGTTTCATTTTAAGAGCGGCACTCTGGATCCTTCAAACGATCTGGTCGCAGTCAGAGCTGGTATTGCAGAGACGCTCGTACGACTGGATGAGAATCTGGAAGTGCAGCCTTGGCTCGCAACAGAATGGACGACAGATGACAATCAAAGCTGGGAGTTTACCATCCGTGACGGAGTAACCTTCCATGATGGCTCTGCTGTTGACGCAGCAGCTGTCAAATCATCATTAGAGAGAGCAGTCCGTGTTAACTCTTCACTTGGGACAGCGCTAAAGATCGATTCCATGACCGCCGAAGGGCAGAAGCTGATCATTAACACGACAGAAGCACATCCGGCCCTGGTATCGGAATTAATCAATCCTTATGCAGCCATTATTAGCACTGCCGCTGAAGAAGAGATGGGTACAGATGCATTTAACCTTGCGCCTGTAGGTACTGGGCCATTTAAGGTCGATTCTTTTACTCCCAACATTCAAATTGATATGATTCGTAATGATCATTACTGGGATGGAGCATCTCCTCTAGATAAAGTAGTCTTTAAGTTTAATGAAGACGGCAACGTTCGTTCTATGGCATTGCAGTCGGGTGAAGTCGATGTAGCCACACAATTACCTGCTGAAACGGTACAAACCATTGAGCAGGCCGAGAACCTTTCCGTCAAATCCATTGCTGGACTAAGAGTGCATTTCCTACTGTTTAATCAAGACAGAGAAGGTGTGAAGGATCTTAAGGTAAGACAAGCACTCGATTTATTGCTGGACCGTGAAAGTATCGCGAATAACATTATGATGGGTCATGCTGTGCCTGCAAATGGCCCGTTTAATACGAGATTGCCATTTGGCAGTCAAGATGAAATAAACGAGCTTCATGTGGAGAGAGCACAGCAGCTGCTAGAAGAAGCAGGATACACTTTACAGAATGGGCAGATGATGAAGGACGGCAAGCCACTGACTCTGAAAGTACTCACTTACAAAGGACGCCCAGAGCTGCCACTTATTGCCCAGCTGCTTCAATCTGAGGCTGCCAAGGCAGGCATCACGATCAATATTCAAACCGTAGAAAATGTAGATACGACAATCCGTGAAAATAAAGATTGGGACATTGTTACCTATAGTAATCTCTCAGCACCTCGTGGTGACGGAGGATACTTCTTGAATTCAGCGTTTATGCCGGATGGGGCGTTAAATGCTACCGATCTCAACATGAGCTCACTTACATCTGTGCTGGATCAATTGAATGAAACAAGTGACCCGAATGAAAGAATACAACTGACTCAAGAGGCAGTTGAAGTTATTAAAGAAGAGGTTCCGCATGCTTACGCTGTATACCCTAACATTATTGTAGGTATGAATGATCGGGTGACAAATTGGGAGCCGGGAGCAGAGGAATATTATATCATTACCAATAAAATGGATGTGAAATAG